The following are encoded in a window of Patescibacteria group bacterium genomic DNA:
- the dinD gene encoding DNA damage-inducible protein D, with protein MSKNQFEDIKRLDNNGKGYWSSRDLAKVLEYTDYRNFLGVIERAKIACGNSGEVIHNHFVEANEMVKIGSGAEKPVEIIYLSRYACYLVMQNSDPTKVVVAKGQTYFAIQTRRQEKTDNLIEDNKRVFLREQMKKHNVSLTQAASIAGVENYAIFQNYGYRGLYGGLTMQDIHNRKNLKKTQHILDHMGSEELAANLFRATQADAKIRRENIKGETSANLAHYEVGQKVRNTIQGLGGTMPENLPTPDGIGKAHTRVKKAEKVRKIKSGK; from the coding sequence ATGAGTAAAAATCAATTTGAAGATATTAAACGGCTTGATAATAATGGCAAGGGATATTGGTCGTCGCGCGACTTAGCTAAAGTTCTGGAATACACGGATTATCGCAATTTTCTCGGAGTTATAGAAAGGGCGAAAATTGCCTGCGGGAATAGCGGTGAGGTTATCCACAACCATTTCGTTGAAGCTAACGAAATGGTTAAGATTGGGTCAGGAGCGGAAAAACCCGTGGAAATCATATATCTTTCCCGTTACGCTTGTTATCTTGTCATGCAAAATTCAGATCCGACAAAAGTCGTAGTCGCCAAAGGGCAGACCTATTTTGCCATCCAAACCCGCCGGCAGGAAAAGACGGATAATTTAATTGAGGATAATAAGCGCGTATTTTTGCGAGAGCAGATGAAAAAACACAATGTAAGCTTAACCCAGGCGGCCTCAATCGCCGGTGTAGAAAATTACGCGATTTTTCAAAATTACGGCTACAGAGGGCTTTACGGCGGCCTTACCATGCAAGACATCCATAATCGCAAGAATCTTAAAAAGACACAGCATATTCTTGACCATATGGGCAGTGAAGAGTTGGCGGCCAATCTGTTTCGCGCCACGCAGGCCGACGCTAAAATCAGGCGAGAAAATATTAAAGGAGAGACAAGCGCTAATCTGGCCCATTATGAAGTCGGCCAAAAAGTCAGAAACACCATTCAGGGTTTGGGCGGCACTATGCCGGAGAATTTACCTACGCCGGACGGCATCGGCAAAGCGCATACCAGGGTAAAGAAGGCTGAAAAAGTAAGAAAAATTAAAAGTGGTAAATAA
- a CDS encoding TM0106 family RecB-like putative nuclease: protein MSITASKLYNYLQCPHRVWRDVWGPQEEKIKETNPFVQLLWDRGVQHEKKVVSKLGGFTDLSKIGFDRAADLAMEAMKRGDELIYQGVLKGENLMGIPDLLRKQSDGNYLPIDIKAGLGYEGESEDGEGRLKKHYAVQLCVYAGLLKEKGFAKNNIGLIIDINEKEAEYKLDDKMGVRSPETWWEAYEEIKEEADALIKNKKQNLPASSAICKLCPWYLSCKKWCKESDDLTNIFYLGRSKRDVIVEQLGVNSVKDIAQLDIAVIAARKKANKKFLPGVGEKTIEKIIIRANIVANTKKPVIYEHLNLPEVSTELFFDIEADPTQNLVYLHGVYERKNGKERFLSFVAESNTAEGEKIAWQKFWDYIRTLPKDDFAVYYYSPYEKTVYKKMRQTYPEVVSEDELEDFFAREKTIDLYMDIIYKHTDWPLGSYSIKEIAVYLGFKWRDETPSGALSIQWYNEYLKTKDEKILKRILEYNEDDCKATMVLKDFLVKNNI from the coding sequence ATGTCCATAACCGCTTCAAAGCTATATAATTATCTCCAATGTCCACATCGGGTGTGGCGGGATGTTTGGGGTCCGCAAGAGGAGAAAATTAAAGAAACTAATCCGTTCGTTCAATTGCTTTGGGATCGGGGCGTCCAGCATGAAAAGAAAGTGGTCAGCAAGCTGGGTGGGTTTACGGATTTAAGTAAAATTGGATTTGATCGGGCCGCTGATTTAGCTATGGAAGCTATGAAGCGCGGTGATGAATTAATATATCAGGGAGTTTTAAAAGGCGAGAATTTAATGGGCATACCAGACTTATTAAGAAAACAATCCGATGGTAATTATTTGCCAATTGATATTAAGGCTGGATTGGGCTATGAGGGGGAGAGCGAAGATGGCGAAGGCAGGCTAAAAAAGCATTACGCCGTGCAATTATGCGTTTACGCTGGATTATTAAAAGAAAAAGGATTTGCCAAAAACAATATAGGTTTGATTATTGATATAAACGAAAAAGAAGCGGAATATAAATTAGATGATAAGATGGGTGTTCGCAGTCCCGAGACTTGGTGGGAAGCGTATGAAGAAATAAAAGAAGAGGCGGATGCGCTAATAAAGAATAAAAAGCAGAATTTACCGGCCAGTTCGGCTATTTGCAAATTGTGCCCTTGGTATTTAAGCTGTAAAAAGTGGTGTAAGGAAAGTGACGACTTAACCAATATATTTTATTTGGGACGAAGCAAGCGAGATGTTATTGTTGAACAGCTAGGGGTTAATAGCGTAAAAGATATCGCACAATTAGATATCGCGGTTATCGCGGCGCGGAAAAAGGCTAATAAAAAGTTTTTACCGGGCGTGGGCGAGAAAACAATTGAAAAAATAATTATTCGAGCCAATATCGTTGCCAATACTAAAAAACCGGTTATTTATGAGCATCTTAATTTGCCCGAAGTTTCCACGGAATTATTTTTTGATATTGAAGCCGACCCGACGCAAAATTTAGTCTATCTTCACGGCGTGTATGAAAGAAAAAACGGTAAAGAAAGGTTTTTAAGCTTCGTAGCCGAAAGCAATACGGCAGAAGGTGAAAAAATTGCCTGGCAAAAATTTTGGGATTACATCAGAACTTTACCGAAAGATGACTTCGCGGTTTATTATTATTCGCCTTATGAAAAGACGGTTTATAAAAAAATGCGCCAGACATACCCAGAAGTCGTGAGCGAAGACGAGCTGGAAGACTTTTTCGCGCGGGAGAAGACTATTGATTTATATATGGATATAATTTATAAGCACACCGATTGGCCACTAGGGAGTTATTCTATAAAAGAGATTGCCGTCTATCTGGGATTCAAATGGCGGGACGAAACGCCCTCCGGCGCTTTATCAATACAATGGTATAATGAATATTTAAAAACCAAAGATGAAAAAATATTAAAAAGAATTTTGGAATATAATGAAGATGATTGCAAGGCCACTATGGTTTTAAAAGATTTTTTGGTTAAGAATAATATTTAA
- a CDS encoding type II toxin-antitoxin system PemK/MazF family toxin: MKKGEIWLIKLAEEKSVGHEYYNDRPALIIMANNLITAVNLVTIMPLSSSGNRHRDDIFIKKDVSNRLYEDSIIKVHHIISYDKLRFIHKIGEVNIKIIKEVESYLKKHFGII; encoded by the coding sequence ATGAAAAAGGGGGAAATCTGGTTGATTAAATTGGCCGAAGAAAAAAGCGTTGGGCACGAATATTATAACGACCGTCCGGCGCTTATTATTATGGCTAATAATTTAATTACCGCCGTTAATTTAGTTACGATTATGCCGTTATCTTCTTCCGGTAATCGTCATAGAGATGATATTTTTATCAAAAAAGACGTTAGCAATAGATTATATGAAGATTCAATTATAAAAGTACATCACATAATTAGCTATGATAAATTAAGGTTTATTCATAAAATAGGGGAGGTAAATATAAAAATTATTAAAGAAGTCGAAAGTTATCTTAAGAAACACTTTGGAATTATCTAA
- a CDS encoding S24 family peptidase, with translation MHLHPIQEKLLKIVSKINMEKMSLRDIGLLVDESHPQKISHHLSQLEKKGFIEIDKKTGEARLINSEIKQGVSEIVAVPIYGGADCGEAKIIAEENLEGYLRISRRLIGKVKNIFAVRAQGPSMNRAKVNGVQTIEDGDYVLVDPDNKNPRNGDYVLSVIEGCANIKKFFWDKREDQIALVSESSENFKPIYIHADDNYMINGLIKNVIKTSSFEDMQDAAGRDALKALGSISEAAANYYKNLK, from the coding sequence ATGCATTTGCATCCCATACAAGAAAAACTATTAAAAATCGTTTCTAAGATTAATATGGAAAAAATGAGCCTTAGAGATATTGGCTTATTGGTTGACGAAAGCCATCCGCAAAAAATCAGCCATCATTTAAGCCAATTAGAGAAAAAGGGATTTATTGAAATAGATAAAAAAACCGGTGAAGCGCGATTAATTAATTCGGAAATAAAACAGGGCGTTAGCGAGATCGTGGCCGTGCCGATTTACGGCGGAGCCGATTGCGGCGAAGCTAAAATTATTGCCGAGGAAAATTTAGAAGGCTATTTGAGAATATCGCGGCGCTTAATCGGCAAGGTAAAAAATATTTTCGCAGTACGCGCTCAAGGGCCGTCAATGAACCGCGCCAAAGTTAATGGGGTACAGACAATAGAAGATGGCGATTATGTTTTAGTTGATCCTGATAATAAAAATCCCCGTAATGGCGACTATGTGCTATCGGTTATTGAAGGATGTGCCAATATTAAAAAGTTTTTTTGGGATAAAAGGGAGGATCAAATCGCGCTGGTTTCCGAATCATCGGAAAATTTTAAACCAATTTATATTCATGCTGACGATAATTATATGATTAATGGTTTAATAAAAAATGTAATTAAAACTTCTTCGTTTGAAGACATGCAGGATGCCGCCGGCCGCGACGCGCTTAAAGCTTTAGGTTCAATTTCGGAAGCGGCAGCTAATTATTATAAAAATCTTAAGTAA
- a CDS encoding ImmA/IrrE family metallo-endopeptidase, whose product MNFQSVKVPFLTKGEISDAAELFRKKYWNDIIPVDIEKIISVNLRMDIIFKPGLFKLFNIDAYITSSWQQICVDYDLFEADKNNNRLRFSYAHEIGHLALHKNLYEQFGISDADDFNRFYDEIPGDQYHFMETQAHIFANFLLIPRGQLYEIRKKVINQFISEDQIKITEIDPKILNQYLARPIAKYFGVSSAPVEIALLDLNR is encoded by the coding sequence ATGAATTTTCAGAGCGTTAAAGTGCCCTTTCTAACCAAGGGAGAAATTTCCGATGCCGCCGAGCTATTTAGAAAAAAATATTGGAACGACATAATTCCGGTGGATATAGAAAAAATAATCAGTGTTAATTTAAGGATGGATATTATATTCAAGCCAGGCCTATTTAAATTGTTTAATATTGATGCTTATATAACTTCGTCTTGGCAACAGATTTGCGTAGATTATGATTTATTTGAAGCAGATAAAAATAATAATAGATTAAGATTTTCATATGCCCATGAAATCGGCCATTTGGCGTTGCATAAAAATTTATATGAACAATTTGGAATTAGCGATGCCGATGATTTTAACAGGTTTTATGATGAAATACCGGGAGATCAATACCATTTTATGGAAACACAAGCGCATATTTTTGCCAATTTTTTATTAATTCCTCGGGGTCAATTATATGAAATTAGAAAAAAAGTGATTAATCAATTTATTTCTGAAGATCAAATTAAAATAACTGAAATAGACCCAAAAATTCTTAATCAATATTTAGCCAGACCGATAGCAAAATATTTTGGCGTTAGCTCCGCGCCGGTTGAAATAGCTTTGCTAGATTTAAACAGATAA
- a CDS encoding Ig-like domain-containing protein — translation MLKTKKINRLYKIAGICLFMLLAIFLLANFALAAAGPEVGLNYAEGTGLSNSQDIRVIIARIIRIFIGFLGIIAVSLIMYAGWIWMTSEGNEEKITQAKKILQNAVIGLIIILSAFAIVSFILNRLTGAAGGNVPVPPGGGGGGGISALGSGIINSHYPGRNQKDIPRNTKIAVTFKEAIDPATIIVDNKINQQNIKIYKTVDGVAGAVTFDVSAVKTDDNKTFVFKPSQYLGSPTEKIWYSVGLGKNIKKVNGDPAFGSVIGDIAYDWMFEVGTFIDITPPKVESIIPQPSATEPRNVVVQINFSEAVDPISASGAFRDGSGFENIKIFNNTDNVIIEGIFYISNQYETVEYLTFDACGVNSCGQTIYCLPGDKQIKAFINAAAFDPDIASAIFPYNGVVDMADNSFDGNGDGTAVGPESQSALPPYNANSQTHDGQGDDYYWLFNTNNTIDIIPPKIDHISPPVGGSGVDLSAVPEATFSKLLMSSSLNSSSINLRSAGAGYNYWITKSDNFADNKTTAKVNHDQFNENTDYSVELNSGVKDIYQNCYTPCSGLGVNGNPSCCDGAASSNSSCQ, via the coding sequence ATGCTAAAAACCAAAAAAATTAATAGGCTTTATAAAATAGCCGGCATATGTTTATTTATGCTCTTGGCTATTTTTTTATTGGCGAATTTCGCCTTGGCCGCGGCCGGGCCTGAAGTCGGCTTAAACTATGCCGAAGGCACGGGCTTAAGCAACTCCCAGGATATTAGAGTAATTATCGCCAGAATTATCAGGATTTTTATCGGCTTTTTAGGCATTATCGCCGTTAGCTTAATAATGTATGCCGGCTGGATTTGGATGACTTCTGAAGGCAATGAAGAAAAAATAACGCAAGCGAAAAAAATATTGCAAAACGCGGTTATCGGCTTAATAATTATTTTGTCGGCTTTCGCCATTGTAAGTTTTATTTTAAATAGGCTGACGGGCGCGGCCGGCGGCAATGTTCCCGTGCCTCCGGGCGGAGGCGGAGGCGGCGGAATTTCGGCTTTGGGTTCAGGCATAATCAATTCCCATTATCCCGGGCGCAACCAAAAAGATATTCCCAGGAACACAAAAATCGCGGTTACTTTTAAAGAGGCGATTGATCCGGCGACGATTATAGTTGACAATAAAATCAATCAGCAAAATATTAAAATTTATAAAACCGTGGACGGCGTGGCCGGCGCGGTTACTTTTGACGTTAGCGCGGTAAAAACCGATGACAATAAAACTTTTGTTTTTAAGCCATCGCAATATTTAGGTTCGCCCACGGAAAAGATTTGGTACTCGGTCGGCTTAGGTAAAAACATAAAAAAGGTCAACGGCGATCCGGCTTTTGGCTCCGTCATCGGCGATATTGCTTATGACTGGATGTTTGAAGTCGGCACGTTTATTGATATCACGCCGCCGAAAGTTGAGAGCATTATTCCCCAGCCCAGCGCTACCGAGCCGAGAAACGTGGTCGTGCAGATAAATTTTTCCGAAGCGGTTGATCCGATTTCGGCCAGCGGAGCTTTTAGAGACGGCAGCGGTTTTGAAAATATTAAGATTTTTAATAACACGGACAATGTTATAATTGAAGGCATTTTTTACATTTCCAACCAGTATGAAACCGTGGAATATTTGACTTTTGACGCTTGCGGCGTTAATTCCTGCGGCCAGACGATTTATTGCCTGCCCGGCGATAAGCAAATTAAGGCCTTTATCAATGCCGCGGCTTTTGACCCTGATATCGCTTCGGCCATTTTCCCCTATAACGGCGTAGTTGATATGGCGGATAATTCGTTTGACGGCAATGGCGACGGCACGGCGGTTGGGCCAGAGTCGCAAAGTGCTTTACCGCCTTATAACGCCAATAGCCAAACCCATGACGGCCAAGGCGATGATTACTATTGGCTGTTTAATACTAATAATACGATTGATATCATACCGCCAAAAATAGATCATATCAGCCCGCCGGTCGGCGGCAGCGGAGTGGATTTATCCGCCGTGCCGGAAGCTACTTTTAGTAAATTGCTGATGAGCTCGTCCTTAAACAGTTCAAGCATAAATTTAAGAAGCGCGGGCGCTGGCTATAACTATTGGATAACCAAAAGCGATAATTTTGCCGACAATAAAACTACCGCTAAAGTTAATCATGATCAGTTTAATGAAAATACTGATTATTCGGTAGAGTTGAATTCCGGCGTTAAGGATATTTACCAGAATTGCTATACGCCCTGTTCCGGACTAGGGGTAAACGGCAATCCGTCTTGTTGCGACGGCGCGGCGAGCAGTAATAGCAGCTGCCAGTAA
- a CDS encoding RelA/SpoT family protein, which produces MTINQIINNFKENNPKADPTMIQLAYEFAVKAHSGQKRKSGEPYIQHSLHTAFVLVQIKADMETIIAGLLHDIPEDTEFTLADIEKNFGKEIADLVEGITKLSKIKYRGIERYRESLRKMFLAMAQDLRVILIKFADRLHNLRTLESLPLEKRQRIARETLEIYAPIAGLLGIWRLKWQMEDICFKHLNPEEYKKLAYKFEVEKRLEHNQYIQRVKNMLGAKLKEAKIPFHIISRFKHLYSIYLKLQKKDRKFDEIYDVFALRVIVPDVANCYKTLGIIHSLWRPNPGRFKDYIAVPKPNGYRALHTTVYGPEGKSTEFQIRTEEMDDVAKYGIAAHWSYKMDGGHKNDSKKQPDWVKEVLHIQKETADTADFIKQIKFDVFRDRIFIFTPKGDVFDLPEGATPIDFAYYVHSDIGNQAVGARVNDRIATLDQELKNGDLVEITTEKKRQGPSRDWLKFVKTATARNKIKQNLKSTMMDNIKKFIPKIK; this is translated from the coding sequence ATGACCATAAATCAAATCATCAACAACTTTAAGGAGAATAACCCCAAGGCTGACCCCACTATGATCCAGCTGGCTTATGAATTCGCCGTTAAAGCCCATTCCGGGCAAAAAAGAAAAAGCGGCGAACCCTATATTCAGCACTCTTTGCATACGGCTTTCGTTTTAGTGCAGATTAAAGCCGATATGGAAACCATAATCGCCGGCCTGCTCCATGATATTCCCGAAGATACCGAATTTACGCTGGCCGATATTGAAAAAAACTTCGGCAAAGAGATCGCTGATCTGGTGGAAGGCATAACTAAATTAAGCAAGATAAAATACCGCGGCATTGAACGCTACCGCGAAAGCTTGCGCAAAATGTTTTTAGCCATGGCGCAAGACCTAAGGGTTATTTTAATAAAATTCGCCGACCGCCTGCATAACCTAAGGACATTGGAATCTCTGCCTTTGGAAAAACGCCAGCGCATCGCCCGCGAGACTTTGGAAATTTACGCTCCAATCGCCGGACTTTTAGGCATCTGGCGGTTAAAATGGCAGATGGAAGATATCTGCTTTAAGCACCTAAACCCGGAAGAGTATAAAAAACTGGCTTATAAATTTGAGGTAGAAAAAAGGCTTGAGCATAACCAATATATTCAAAGAGTAAAAAATATGCTGGGCGCGAAACTTAAAGAAGCAAAAATTCCTTTCCATATTATCAGCCGTTTTAAGCACCTTTACAGCATTTATCTTAAACTGCAGAAAAAAGACCGGAAATTTGACGAAATTTACGATGTTTTCGCTTTGCGCGTTATCGTGCCTGACGTTGCTAATTGCTATAAAACTTTAGGCATAATTCATTCTTTGTGGCGGCCTAACCCCGGCCGGTTTAAAGATTATATCGCCGTGCCAAAGCCTAACGGCTATCGGGCTCTGCATACCACTGTCTACGGCCCGGAAGGCAAATCAACGGAATTTCAAATCAGAACCGAAGAAATGGATGACGTGGCCAAATACGGCATCGCCGCCCATTGGTCTTATAAAATGGACGGCGGCCATAAAAACGATTCAAAAAAACAGCCGGACTGGGTAAAGGAAGTTTTGCATATCCAAAAAGAAACCGCGGACACGGCTGATTTTATCAAGCAGATAAAATTTGATGTTTTCCGCGACCGGATTTTTATTTTTACGCCTAAAGGCGATGTTTTTGACTTGCCGGAAGGAGCCACGCCGATTGATTTCGCTTATTACGTCCATTCGGATATCGGCAACCAGGCGGTCGGCGCCAGGGTCAACGATAGAATCGCCACCTTAGACCAGGAATTAAAAAATGGCGACTTGGTGGAAATAACCACGGAGAAAAAACGCCAAGGCCCGAGCCGCGACTGGCTTAAATTCGTTAAAACCGCCACGGCCAGAAATAAAATCAAGCAAAATTTAAAATCCACCATGATGGATAATATTAAAAAATTCATACCGAAGATAAAATAG
- a CDS encoding helix-turn-helix transcriptional regulator has protein sequence MKKNLQKFGELLKNLRIEKNLSLREICKLADYDPSNWSKIERGKMAPPSDKNTLIKWTKIFGLLPNKKELNDFIDCAAIAQGIIPEDILSDADTVKLLPAFFRTMRDEKPTKREIEALFKLIKNNK, from the coding sequence ATGAAAAAAAATCTACAAAAATTCGGCGAATTGTTAAAAAATTTAAGAATTGAAAAAAACCTTAGCCTAAGGGAAATATGTAAATTAGCCGATTATGATCCTAGTAATTGGAGTAAAATTGAAAGAGGAAAAATGGCTCCGCCTTCGGATAAAAATACTCTCATAAAGTGGACTAAAATATTTGGATTATTACCAAATAAAAAAGAACTGAATGATTTTATTGACTGCGCTGCGATCGCTCAAGGCATCATACCGGAAGATATACTTTCCGACGCAGATACAGTTAAACTTCTGCCGGCGTTTTTTCGGACTATGAGAGACGAGAAGCCGACCAAGCGAGAAATAGAGGCGTTATTTAAGCTAATAAAAAATAATAAATAA
- a CDS encoding DUF2188 domain-containing protein, translating to MLPKFTLSLNDEKDVWQLRNDMTNRVLKNFDTKGEALEGGVMKDLLGNNGGSVKIQKENHIFQEERTYPRSKDPSESKG from the coding sequence ATGTTACCGAAATTTACACTTAGTCTGAATGACGAAAAAGATGTGTGGCAACTTAGAAACGATATGACAAACAGAGTTCTGAAAAACTTCGACACTAAGGGTGAAGCCTTAGAGGGTGGGGTTATGAAAGATTTGCTTGGGAACAATGGTGGATCAGTAAAGATTCAAAAAGAAAACCACATATTCCAAGAAGAAAGGACATACCCTCGCAGCAAAGACCCTTCTGAATCCAAAGGTTAA
- a CDS encoding nucleotide pyrophosphohydrolase translates to MSDINELTKKVIKFRDERDWKQFHNPKDMAISLALEAAEVLEHFQWKNKQEMEKYVKTNKNEIADELADVLYWVLLMSHDLNINISLALPKKLIETARRYPIEKAKGKHTKHNKL, encoded by the coding sequence ATGTCTGATATCAATGAGTTAACAAAAAAGGTTATAAAATTTCGCGATGAAAGAGACTGGAAACAGTTTCACAATCCAAAAGACATGGCTATATCTTTAGCGTTGGAAGCGGCGGAGGTTTTAGAGCATTTTCAATGGAAAAATAAGCAAGAAATGGAAAAGTATGTAAAAACAAATAAAAATGAAATAGCCGACGAATTGGCAGATGTTTTGTATTGGGTTTTACTAATGTCGCATGATTTAAATATTAATATTAGCTTGGCTTTGCCAAAAAAACTTATTGAAACAGCCAGGAGATATCCGATTGAAAAAGCCAAAGGAAAACATACCAAGCATAATAAGTTATAG